In the genome of Mugil cephalus isolate CIBA_MC_2020 chromosome 21, CIBA_Mcephalus_1.1, whole genome shotgun sequence, one region contains:
- the LOC124998796 gene encoding pro-opiomelanocortin-like: MVCPCWLLVLVLVYVSTPGFGLVCWDSSICNNLSNKEKILDCVHHCLSVIRTEIPDLSAPTVNDDEDLLISIILASLVSEEKISKSDLKAHSDGRRSYTMEHFRWGKPSRDKMREPKLRGHSDERRSYSMEHFRWGKPSGRKRRPVKVFATSLEGGGPSGGRFPPQARRQLRSNEDEAKGDVSGGGQGQTRPRVGSKSNIVMGLQQRKDGSYRMSHFRWGSPHTAKRNGRFMKQWEERPQGKLARLFRNIIVKDVQRIMV; the protein is encoded by the exons ATGGTGTGTCCATGTTGGTTGTTAGTGCTTGTGTTGGTATACGTGTCCACCCCCGGGTTTGGGTTGGTGTGCTGGGACAGCTCCATCTGCAACAACCTGAGCAACAAGGAGAAGATACTG GACTGTGTTCACCACTGCCTGTCTGTGATCAGGACTGAAATCCCAGATCTCAGCGCGCCGACCGTCAACGACGACGAAGACCTCTTAATCAGCATCATCCTGGCCTCGCTGGTTTCCGAAGAGAAGATATCCAAATCGGATCTGAAAGCCCACAGCGACGGGCGACGGTCCTACACGATGGAGCATTTCCGCTGGGGGAAGCCTTCGAGAGACAAGATGAGAGAGCCGAAGCTGAGGGGCCACAGCGACGAGCGGCGCTCCTACTCCATGGAGCATTTCCGCTGGGGTAAGCCCTCTGGCCGCAAACGCCGGCCTGTTAAAGTCTTTGCCACCTCTCTGGAAGGAGGGGGCCCGTCTGGAGGTAGATTCCCCCCTCAGGCTCGCAGGCAGCTGCGCAGTAACGAGGATGAAGCCAAAGGGGACGTTAGCGGAGGTGGTCAAGGCCAGACCCGGCCCCGGGTCGGCTCAAAGTCAAACATTGTGATGGGcctgcagcagaggaaagaCGGAAGCTATAGGATGAGTCACTTCAGGTGGGGCAGTCCCCACACAGCGAAACGCAACGGGCGCTTCATGAAGCAGTGGGAGGAGAGACCTCAGGGGAAGCTGGCCAGGTTGTTCAGGAACATTATAGTCAAGGATGTGCAGAGGATAATGGTATGA